The Sesamum indicum cultivar Zhongzhi No. 13 linkage group LG1, S_indicum_v1.0, whole genome shotgun sequence genome includes a window with the following:
- the LOC105172656 gene encoding signal peptide peptidase-like 4 has product MELKNRALYCFSCAVAVLLCSSVVFAGDIVHQDDIAPKRPGCDNNFVLVKVPVWVDGKEIMEFVGVGARFGPTLESKEKRANQTKVALADPPDCCSKPRNKLTGEVILVQRGNCSFVTKGNVAEAAGASALLIINNQTELFKMVCEANETDVNIHIPVVMLPQDAGASLKQLMTNSSHVSIQMYSPRRPQVDVAEVFLWLMAVGTILCAAYWSAWSAREAAIEQDKLLKDGSDEYLSKDNYSSSGVVDINTTSAIFFVVIASCFLVLLYKLMSYWFIEILVVVFCIGGVEGLQTCLVALLSCFRWFEHAAESFIKVPFVGAVSYLTLFVSPFCIAFAVLWAVFRSVNFAWIGQDILGIALIITVLQIVRVPNLKVGTVLLSCAFLYDIFWVFVSKWWFHKSVMIVVARGDGSGEDGIPMLLKIPRMFDPWGGYSIIGFGDIILPGLLVAFSLRYDWLSKKRLKEGYFLWAMLAYGLGLLITYVALNLMDGHGQPALLYIVPFTLGTLITLGKKRGDLKHLWTRGEPDRPCPHVQLQQDDQ; this is encoded by the exons aTGGAGTTGAAGAACAGAGCTCTTTACTGTTTTTCCTGTGCAGTTGCTGTGTTGTTGTGCAGCTCTGTGGTGTTTGCAGGTGATATAGTTCACCAAGATGATATTGCTCCGAAGAGGCCTGGTtgtgacaataattttgtgctg GTTAAAGTACCTGTTTGGGTGGATGGTAAAGAAATAATGGAGTTTGTGGGTGTTGGTGCACGATTTGGCCCTACCTTGGAATCTAAAGAGAAGCGTGCCAACCAAACTAAAGTTGCTCTTGCCGACCCGCCTGATTGTTGCAGTAAACCAAGAAATAAG CTGACAGGCGAGGTTATCTTGGTGCAACGGGGCAATTGCAGTTTCGTAACAAAAGGAAATGTTGCTGAAGCTGCTGGTGCTTCAGCTTTACTTATCATAAACAACCAGACAG AACTCTTCAAGATGGTGTGTGAAGCAAATGAAACTGATGTCAATATTCACATACCTGTTGTCATGCTCCCACAAGATGCTGGCGCAAGCTTGAAGCAACTTATGACGAACAGTTCACATG TTTCCATTCAGATGTACTCTCCCCGGCGCCCACAGGTTGATGTGGCTGAAGTGTTCTTATGGCTGATGGCCGTTGGTACCATTTTATGCGCAGCTTATTGGTCTGCATGGAGTGCCAGAGAAGCAGCTATAGAACAGGACAAGCTCTTGAAG GATGGTTCTGATGAATACCTCAGCAAGGATAACTATTCTTCCAGCGGTGTTGTGGATATCAACACTACCTCCgcaattttctttgttgtgatTGCATCCTGCTTCTTGGTTCTGCTGTACAAGTTGATGTCTTACTGGTTCATTGAGATTCTAGTGGTTGTGTTTTGCATTGGCGGGGTGGAG GGTTTGCAAACTTGTCTAGTGGCTCTCTTATCTTG TTTCAGATGGTTCGAACACGCTGCAGAGTCATTTATTAAGGTGCCGTTTGTAGGAGCTGTATCATACCTGACGCTCTTTGTTTCTCCGTTCTGCATAGCGTTTGCTGTTTTATGGGCAGTTTTTCGCAGTGTCAACTTTGCTTGGATCGGTCAAGATATACTT GGCATTGCACTGATAATCACTGTTCTCCAGATTGTACGAGTTCCCAATCTGAAG GTGGGAACAGTGCTACTAAGTTGTGCATTCTTGTACGATATTTTTTGGGTCTTCGTCTCCAAATGGTGGTTCCATAAGAGCGTGATGATAGTG GTCGCTCGTGGTGACGGAAGTGGAGAAGATGGCATTCCGATGCTATTGAAAATCCCTCGGATGTTTGATCCTTGGGGTGGATACAGCATCATTGGGTTTGGCGATATCATCTTGCCAGGACTTCTAGTAGCATTTTCCCTAAG GTACGATTGGCTGTCCAAGAAACGGCTAAAAGAGGGATATTTTCTATGGGCTATGCTTGCTTATGGTTTAG GTCTTCTGATTACGTATGTGGCTCTGAACTTGATGGATGGACATGGCCAGCCAGCTTTGCTCTACATTGTCCCCTTTACACTAG GCACCTTGATAACGTTGGGAAAGAAGAGAGGCGATCTAAAGCATCTGTGGACTCGAGGGGAGCCGGATCGACCTTGTCCTCATGTCCAACTCCAGCAGGACGACCAATGA
- the LOC105172665 gene encoding SKP1-like protein 21 produces the protein MTEADSEIIKPEMLKAFVWLQMSDGSIQQVEQEVAMYCPFICQEIHSGMGSSKNYPISLPSRVNPPMLSLILDYCRFHQVPGRSNKERKSFDEKFVRMDTKRLCELTSAADSLQLKPLVDLTSRALARVIEGRTPEEIREIFHLPDDLTEEEKLEPIKNTMDDPRIRLLNRLYARKRKELKERERLKNVEVEEEHADERSVDDLLSFINGDNDDSKGSRTSKNKKKNRKRKDHHKTTPSNSTSSSSNAVDMNKKESNELDSVCSKPSLHGKLLTDVCHETKLLDTEDAGLAAEDEFDDCDLDDDIDPALKEKIDREVEDFARRLNSDWPERMQEILSLGQEKRPLRLTINGNGSLRR, from the exons ATGACGGAAGCTGATagtgaaattataaaacctGAG ATGCTGAAGGCTTTTGTGTGGCTTCAAATGTCTGATGGTTCAATACAGCAAGTAGAGCAAGAGGTTGCCATGTATTGCCCATTTATATGTCAGGAAATACACTCAGGCATGGGATCTTCAAAGAATTATCCCATCTCTCTTCCTTCACGGGTCAATCCTCCCATGCTGAGCCTGATTCTTGACTATTGCAGATTTCATCAAGTACCCGGCCGTTCTAACAAG GAGAGGAAGTCCTTCGACGAGAAGTTTGTCCGAATGGATACTAAGAGGCTTTGTGAGTTGACATCTGCTGCTGACAGTCTGCAGCTGAAGCCACTTGTCGATCTCACTAGTCGAGCTCTTGCTCGGGTGATTGAAGGAAGGACACCTGAGGAAATACGAGAGATATTTCATCTGCCTGATGATCTTACAGAG GAAGAGAAGTTGGAGCCCATAAAAAACACCATGGATGATCCAAGGATTCGGCTGTTGAATAGATTGTATGCtaggaaaaggaaagaattaaaagaaagagagagattaAAG AATGTTGAGGTTGAAGAGGAACATGCAGATGAGCGTTCAGTGGATGACCTCTTATCGTTTATTAATGGAGACAATGATG ATTCTAAGGGTAGTAGaacttctaaaaataaaaagaagaatcgTAAGAGGAAAGATCATCACAAAACTACACCTTCAAACAGCACGTCATCTTCAAGCAATGCTGTAGATATGAACAAGAAG GAATCAAATGAGCTTGATTCTGTGTGCAGTAAACCTTCATTACATGGCAAGCTTCTGACCGATGTTTGCCACGAAACAAAGTTGCTGGACACTGAAGATGCCGGATTAGCAGCTGAAGATGAGTTTGATGATTGTGATTTAGATGATGATATTGACCCTgcactaaaagaaaaaattgatag GGAAGTGGAGGACTTTGCCAGAAGGTTGAATTCAGATTGGCCAGAGAGAATGCAAGAGATTCTTTCTTTGGGTCAAGAGAAAAGACCGCTACGGTTAACCATTAATGGAAATGGTTCCTTGAGGAGATAA